In one Populus nigra chromosome 12, ddPopNigr1.1, whole genome shotgun sequence genomic region, the following are encoded:
- the LOC133669470 gene encoding trans-resveratrol di-O-methyltransferase-like: MELINEESAGELLQAQTHVWNHIFNFINSMTLKCAVQLGIPDVIQRHGKPMTLSELVSALPIHPSKAQYVHRLMRILVHSGFFSQQNLNQEAYSLTQSTRLLLKDNPLSMRPLLLMLLDPVLTKPHDCLSTWFQNDEATAFSVAHERTLWEYAGQDPRLSNLFNEAMASDSILASKLVLSQCKGIFDGVDSLVDVGGGSGTMAKGIAEAFPHMDCTVFDLPRVVSDLQGSKNLKYVGGDMFEAVPPADVILLKWTLHDWNDEDCGKILKQCKHAIMSKGQQKAGKVIIIDIVRGSQNGDESNETQLLWDLEMMVTVTGLERNEMEWAKLFFDAGFVSYKIHNVLGTRALIELHP, encoded by the exons ATGGAATTGATTAACGAGGAAAGTGCTGGTGAGCTGCTTCAAGCTCAAACTCATGTGTGGAATCATATATTCAACTTCATAAACTCCATGACTCTGAAATGTGCCGTTCAACTAGGCATCCCAGATGTGATCCAAAGACATGGCAAACCCATGACCCTCTCGGAGCTTGTTTCTGCCCTACCGATCCACCCATCAAAAGCTCAATATGTCCACCGCCTTATGCGTATTCTCGTGCACTCCGGTTTCTTTTCCCAGCAAAATCTCAACCAAGAAGCCTATTCCCTTACCCAATCCACTCGTCTCCTCCTCAAGGATAACCCCTTGAGTATGAGACCTCTTTTACTTATGTTGCTCGATCCAGTTCTGACAAAACCCCATGATTGCTTGAGCACTTGGTTCCAAAATGATGAAGCCACCGCATTTAGTGTTGCCCATGAAAGGACACTTTGGGAGTACGCTGGCCAAGATCCAAGGCTCAGCAATCTCTTTAATGAAGCCATGGCTAGTGATAGCATACTGGCTAGCAAGCTGGTTTTAAGCCAATGCAAAGGCATCTTTGATGGGGTGGATTCCTTGGTGGATGTCGGGGGAGGCTCAGGAACCATGGCCAAGGGCATCGCAGAAGCATTTCCGCACATGGACTGCACTGTGTTTGATCTCCCGCGTGTGGTTTCTGACTTGCAAGGCAGCAAAAACTTGAAGTATGTTGGAGGGGATATGTTTGAGGCAGTTCCTCCTGCAGATGTAATTTTACTCAAG TGGACACTGCATGACTGGAATGATGAAGACTGCGGGAAAATACTAAAGCAATGCAAACATGCAATTATGAGTAAGGGCCAGCAGAAAGCTGGGAAGGTGATAATCATAGACATAGTGAGAGGGAGCCAAAACGGCGACGAGTCAAATGAAACGCAGCTGCTTTGGGATCTAGAAATGATGGTGACTGTTACTGGCctagaaagaaatgaaatggaGTGGGCTAAGCTCTTCTTTGATGCAGGTTTCGTCAGCTATAAGATACATAACGTGCTTGGCACAAGAGCTCTCATTGAGCTTCATCCTTGA
- the LOC133669150 gene encoding trans-resveratrol di-O-methyltransferase-like, which translates to MELINEESASELLQAQTHVWNHIFYFINSMTLKCAVQLGIPDVIQKHGKPMTLSELVSALPIHPSKAQYVHRLMRILVHSGFFSQQNLNGVDNQEAYSLTQSTRLLLKDNPWSVRAHLLFVLDPVLTKPWDCLSTWFQNDDRNAFNVAHEKAPWEYVGQDPRINNLCNEVMARDSILACKLVLNKCKGIFEGVSSLVDVGGGIGTMAKGITEAFPHMDCTVLDLPHVVSDLQGCKNLKYVAGDMFQAVPPAEAILLKWMLHNWSDEDSVKILKRCKQAIMSKGQQKAGKVIIIDMVRENLNGDEGSIETQLFFDLQMMVVVGGMERNEKEWAKLFFDAGFLNYKIHPVLGTRALIELYP; encoded by the exons ATGGAGTTGATTAACGAGGAAAGTGCTAGTGAGCTACTTCAAGCTCAAACTCATGTGTGGAATCATATATTCTACTTTATAAACTCCATGACTTTGAAATGTGCTGTTCAACTAGGCATACCAGATGTGATCCAAAAACATGGCAAACCCATGACCCTCTCTGAGCTTGTTTCTGCCCTACCAATCCACCCATCAAAAGCTCAATATGTCCACCGCCTTATGCGTATTCTCGTGCACTCTGGTTTCTTTTCCCAGCAAAATCTTAACGGCGTTGACAACCAAGAAGCCTATTCCCTTACCCAATCCACTCGTCTCCTACTCAAGGACAATCCCTGGAGTGTGAGAGCTCATTTACTTTTTGTGCTCGACCCAGTTCTGACAAAACCATGGGATTGCTTGAGCACTTGGTTCCAAAATGATGATCGCAATGCATTTAATGTTGCCCATGAAAAGGCACCTTGGGAGTACGTTGGCCAAGATCCAAGAATCAACAATCTCTGTAATGAGGTTATGGCTAGAGATAGCATACTGGCTTGTAAGTTGGTTTTAAACAAATGTAAAGGCATCTTTGAGGGGGTGAGTTCTTTGGTGGATGTCGGGGGAGGTATAGGAACTATGGCCAAGGGCATCACTGAAGCATTTCCCCACATGGACTGCACTGTGCTTGATCTCCCCCATGTGGTTTCTGACTTGCAAGGATGCaaaaatttgaagtatgtaGCGGGGGATATGTTTCAGGCAGTTCCTCCAGCAGAAGCAATTTTACTCAAG TGGATGCTACATAACTGGAGTGATGAAGACAGCGTGAAAATACTTAAACGATGCAAACAAGCAATTATGAGTAAGGGACAGCAGAAAGCTGGGAAGGTGATAATTATAGATATGGTGAGAGAGAACCTGAATGGAGATGAGGGGTCAATTGAAACGCAGCTGTTTTTTGATCTACAAATGATGGTGGTTGTTGGTGGCATGGagagaaatgaaaaggagtgGGCTAAGCTCTTCTTTGATGCTGGTTTCCTCAATTATAAGATACACCCTGTGCTAGGCACAAGAGCTCTCATTGAGCTTTATCCTTGA
- the LOC133668977 gene encoding trans-resveratrol di-O-methyltransferase-like has product MELINEESAGEQLQAQTHVWNHIFCFINSMTLKCAVQLGIPDVIQKHGKPMTLSELVSALPIHPSKAQYVHRLMRILVHSGFFSQQNLNQEAYSLTQSTRLLLKDNPLSMRPLLFMLLDPVLTKPHDCLSTWFQNEEATAFSVAHERTLWEYAGQDPRINNLFNDAMASDNILVSKVVVSKCKGIFEGVNSLVDVGGGLGTMAKGIAEAFPHMDCTVFDLPHVVSDLQGSKKLKYVGGDMFQAVPPADAILLKWILHDWSDEDCVKILKRCKQAIMSKGQQKAGKVIIIDMVRENLNGDEGSIETQLFFDLQMMVVVGGMERNEKEWAKLFFDAGFLNYKIHPVLGTRALIELYP; this is encoded by the exons ATGGAGTTGATTAACGAGGAAAGTGCTGGTGAGCAGCTTCAAGCTCAAACTCATGTGTGGAATCATATATTCTGCTTCATAAACTCCATGACTCTGAAATGTGCCGTTCAACTAGGCATACCAGATGTGATCCAAAAACATGGCAAACCCATGACCCTCTCGGAGCTTGTTTCTGCCCTACCGATCCACCCATCAAAAGCTCAATATGTCCACCGCCTTATGCGTATTCTCGTGCACTCCGGTTTCTTTTCCCAGCAAAATCTCAACCAAGAAGCCTATTCCCTTACCCAATCCACTCGTCTCCTCCTCAAGGATAACCCCCTGAGTATGAGAcctcttttatttatgttgCTCGATCCAGTTCTGACAAAACCCCATGATTGCTTGAGCACATGGTTCCAAAATGAGGAAGCCACCGCATTTAGTGTTGCCCATGAAAGGACACTTTGGGAGTACGCTGGCCAAGATCCAAGAATCAACAATCTCTTTAATGATGCCATGGCTAGTGATAACATACTAGTTAGTAAGGTGGTTGTAAGCAAATGTAAAGGCATCTTTGAGGGGGTGAATTCTTTGGTGGATGTAGGGGGAGGCTTAGGAACTATGGCCAAGGGCATTGCTGAAGCATTTCCCCACATGGACTGCACTGTGTTTGATCTCCCCCATGTGGTATCTGACTTGCAAGGCAGCAAAAAGTTGAAGTATGTAGGGGGAGATATGTTTCAGGCAGTTCCTCCAGCAGATGCAATTTTACTCAAG TGGATACTGCATGACTGGAGTGATGAAGACTGCGTGAAAATACTTAAACGATGCAAACAAGCAATTATGAGCAAGGGACAGCAGAAAGCTGGGAAGGTGATAATTATAGATATGGTGAGAGAGAACCTGAATGGAGATGAGGGGTCAATTGAAACGCAGCTGTTTTTTGATCTACAAATGATGGTGGTTGTTGGTGGCATGGagagaaatgaaaaggagtgGGCTAAGCTCTTCTTTGATGCTGGTTTCCTCAATTATAAGATACACCCTGTGCTAGGCACAAGAGCTCTCATTGAGCTTTATCCTTGA